From a single Candidatus Bathyarchaeia archaeon genomic region:
- a CDS encoding zinc ribbon domain-containing protein, with translation MATCSRCGFKLPEGAAFCPNCGAPVERVEEAAPSDSIAGLLRLGLMGSFLSLAISVLAGPVNLYFVPPFLSALAVIYFSRLNRLKDAVIVAMAIYLFTDAIITGLFLGTIYASNQTLAEYYNGYMPTIIDVLMYTISPIMAIIAGYVGFKISPRKKEEAYFKGGGVEPTLTYSLGRGLKKLKYVFLGSYKVDKC, from the coding sequence ATGGCTACTTGCAGTAGATGCGGCTTTAAGTTACCTGAAGGCGCAGCCTTCTGCCCGAACTGTGGAGCGCCCGTTGAAAGGGTTGAAGAAGCGGCTCCATCAGACTCGATAGCCGGTCTTTTAAGGCTCGGCTTAATGGGGTCCTTTCTCTCTCTAGCGATTTCGGTTCTCGCCGGACCTGTAAACCTATATTTTGTGCCACCTTTTCTATCAGCCTTAGCAGTCATATACTTCTCTAGGTTAAATAGGCTTAAAGATGCGGTCATAGTTGCTATGGCGATTTATCTTTTCACCGATGCGATTATCACAGGTCTATTTCTAGGCACGATCTATGCATCTAACCAAACATTGGCAGAATATTACAATGGTTATATGCCGACAATAATAGATGTACTGATGTACACGATTTCGCCGATAATGGCCATAATTGCCGGATACGTTGGCTTCAAAATATCGCCTAGAAAAAAGGAGGAAGCCTACTTCAAAGGTGGCGGGGTTGAGCCAACTCTAACCTATAGTTTGGGGAGAGGGCTCAAAAAACTTAAATATGTTTTCCTAGGCTCTTATAAAGTTGATAAATGTTAG
- a CDS encoding 50S ribosomal protein L44e → MNVPKEIRTYCPKCNKHTVHSVSIYKDGRRRALAKGERAHERERKGYGGQKYPILRRKAKTTKKQALKLRCKDCGYTFQREGIRLKKLEIQ, encoded by the coding sequence ATGAATGTACCAAAGGAGATAAGAACCTATTGCCCAAAATGCAATAAACATACTGTACACTCCGTCTCCATATATAAGGACGGTAGGCGCAGAGCTCTCGCCAAAGGAGAACGCGCCCATGAAAGGGAGAGAAAAGGTTACGGTGGACAAAAGTATCCCATACTTAGGCGGAAAGCTAAGACGACAAAGAAACAGGCGCTAAAGCTCAGATGTAAGGACTGCGGATACACTTTCCAAAGAGAAGGCATACGCCTAAAGAAGCTCGAGATACAGTAA
- a CDS encoding 30S ribosomal protein S27e produces the protein MRLWEKIIPRPRSSFIQVKCAECGNEQTIFSHVSSIVRCNICGAILAEPTGGKANVKGEIVAKFG, from the coding sequence ATGAGACTTTGGGAAAAGATCATTCCAAGACCGAGAAGTAGTTTTATACAGGTTAAATGTGCCGAATGCGGAAATGAACAGACTATTTTTAGCCATGTGTCTTCCATTGTACGCTGTAATATTTGCGGAGCTATTCTCGCGGAACCAACTGGCGGAAAGGCAAACGTTAAAGGCGAGATAGTGGCTAAATTTGGTTAG
- a CDS encoding translation initiation factor IF-2 subunit alpha, which translates to MKHMPMPTSKAEEWPEVGELVISTVKEITDYGAYVTLDEYGKEGFLHISEISSGWIRNIRDYVREGEKVVLKVLRVDPFRNQIDLSLRRVTQREKREKILLWKRSRKAESLLRSAAQRLGMPLEKLYDVISEPFRKNFSDIYDGLEAAAREGEAVLIKAGLPKEVAEALTSIAKEKIKVTTVKVRGILNLTCTKPDGVLRIKDALLKAKEAGSTSRSSVNIYVAAPPKYYVEVMAKDYKEANAILKKVADTAINIITSLGGQGSFTAEGGQK; encoded by the coding sequence ATGAAACATATGCCTATGCCTACATCTAAAGCTGAAGAGTGGCCAGAGGTCGGCGAGCTCGTAATATCAACTGTTAAGGAGATAACGGATTACGGGGCATATGTTACGCTAGATGAGTATGGAAAAGAGGGCTTTCTCCACATTTCTGAGATATCGTCTGGGTGGATAAGAAATATCCGCGATTATGTTCGCGAGGGTGAAAAAGTAGTCTTAAAAGTTTTAAGGGTTGATCCGTTTAGAAACCAGATAGATTTATCGCTTAGAAGAGTTACTCAGCGTGAGAAGAGAGAGAAAATTCTGCTTTGGAAGAGAAGCAGAAAAGCTGAAAGCTTGCTTAGGAGTGCGGCTCAAAGGCTTGGGATGCCTTTAGAGAAATTATATGATGTCATTTCCGAACCGTTTAGGAAAAACTTCAGCGATATTTACGATGGCTTAGAGGCAGCTGCCAGAGAAGGCGAAGCTGTCTTGATAAAAGCCGGCTTGCCTAAAGAGGTCGCTGAGGCTCTCACAAGCATAGCTAAAGAAAAGATTAAAGTGACGACTGTTAAGGTTAGAGGCATATTGAACTTAACCTGCACAAAGCCCGACGGCGTCCTAAGGATAAAAGATGCCCTGTTAAAGGCTAAGGAGGCTGGGTCTACAAGTAGATCCAGCGTCAACATATATGTGGCAGCTCCACCCAAATATTACGTGGAGGTCATGGCTAAAGATTATAAGGAGGCGAACGCTATTTTAAAGAAGGTGGCGGACACAGCGATAAACATTATAACGAGCCTTGGAGGACAAGGATCCTTTACAGCTGAAGGTGGACAAAAGTAG
- a CDS encoding RNA-protein complex protein Nop10: MVWLMRKCVKCGRYTLKRDLCPYCHGEVRVPHPAKFSPDDKYAIYKGMLRSVSTGEENHDNREGRS; encoded by the coding sequence GTGGTTTGGCTGATGAGAAAATGTGTAAAATGCGGAAGATACACGCTTAAAAGGGACCTTTGCCCATATTGTCATGGAGAAGTGCGCGTTCCGCACCCAGCTAAGTTTTCCCCGGACGATAAGTATGCCATATATAAAGGCATGTTGAGGAGCGTATCGACAGGTGAAGAAAACCACGATAATAGAGAAGGAAGAAGTTGA
- a CDS encoding proteasome assembly chaperone family protein produces the protein MKKTTIIEKEEVELRSPVLIEGLPGLGMVGKIAVKYLIKQLKARKFAEMYSPHFAYYALVDSKGVVSLLKNEFYYWKNESGENDLILLTGDSQAQTVEGQYEVADAILEFARKKNTKLIITVGGYRKDVTGTPQVFASATSPEVFKKALDAGSLCSPSGSPIVGAAGLLLGLAKFKCIDGVCLLGETPGYIPDPRAAKSVLTVIMRMLDLKLDLTDLDKEIHRIAQVEEEMRRIEEQRRAAEREMLREEKERVSYIG, from the coding sequence GTGAAGAAAACCACGATAATAGAGAAGGAAGAAGTTGAATTAAGGAGCCCGGTTCTTATAGAGGGGCTTCCGGGCCTAGGAATGGTTGGCAAAATAGCCGTTAAATATCTAATAAAACAGCTGAAAGCTAGAAAATTCGCTGAGATGTATTCCCCCCATTTCGCCTATTATGCTCTGGTAGACAGTAAAGGGGTTGTAAGCTTACTTAAAAACGAGTTTTATTATTGGAAGAATGAGTCTGGCGAGAATGATTTGATACTTTTAACAGGGGACAGCCAGGCGCAGACGGTTGAAGGACAATATGAGGTTGCTGATGCAATTCTAGAATTCGCGAGAAAAAAGAATACGAAGTTGATCATAACTGTCGGAGGGTATAGGAAAGATGTCACGGGCACACCTCAGGTGTTTGCTTCAGCCACAAGCCCAGAGGTTTTTAAAAAAGCGTTGGACGCGGGTTCTCTCTGTAGTCCTTCAGGAAGCCCAATTGTAGGTGCGGCTGGATTATTGCTTGGTCTAGCGAAGTTTAAATGTATTGATGGTGTATGCCTATTAGGTGAGACTCCGGGATATATACCGGATCCGAGGGCTGCGAAAAGCGTTTTAACAGTTATTATGAGGATGCTTGACTTAAAGCTTGATTTAACAGATCTAGATAAGGAGATTCATAGGATTGCGCAGGTCGAGGAAGAGATGAGGAGAATCGAGGAGCAGCGTAGAGCCGCTGAAAGAGAGATGTTGAGAGAAGAGAAAGAGAGAGTATCTTATATCGGGTAG
- a CDS encoding thioredoxin family protein produces MGDVKKEKIEIMYFYSDLYESRRKLIPIVKKLQRKRPNIRIRLINVEDPENEDIAEIYSVKSIPLVIFLTPKGDVASRKSVPLSDEDTIEDIVERVVRGDLPKPEVNELKRRILEPFKLVSRRNELTQLIAEQIEGDILEADSEKEIYDAINLYVSVINHTISDLEDYRRILQKYMVRQKDFII; encoded by the coding sequence ATGGGTGACGTGAAAAAAGAAAAAATTGAAATAATGTATTTTTACTCGGATCTCTACGAGAGCAGAAGAAAGCTCATCCCAATAGTGAAAAAGCTTCAGAGAAAAAGGCCTAACATACGTATTCGTTTAATTAATGTTGAGGACCCTGAAAATGAAGATATCGCTGAAATCTATAGCGTCAAAAGCATTCCTTTAGTTATATTTTTGACACCTAAGGGGGATGTTGCATCTAGGAAAAGTGTACCGCTTTCAGACGAGGATACCATAGAGGATATTGTGGAGCGGGTGGTTAGAGGAGACTTACCTAAACCTGAGGTTAACGAGCTTAAAAGGAGGATTTTAGAGCCTTTTAAGCTGGTCTCTAGACGAAATGAGTTGACGCAGCTAATAGCTGAGCAGATCGAAGGCGATATTCTTGAGGCGGATTCTGAAAAGGAGATATATGACGCTATAAACCTGTATGTGAGCGTGATAAACCATACAATAAGCGACCTCGAAGATTACAGGCGGATTCTTCAAAAATACATGGTTAGGCAAAAAGATTTCATTATATAG
- the tuf gene encoding translation elongation factor EF-1 subunit alpha: MSRPEKPHLNLIIIGHVDHGKSTTMGHFLYLAGVVDERTVKTYEEEAKKLGKESFKFAWILDNLKEERERGLTIDLRYLKFETPKYFFTIIDAPGHRDFVKNMITGASQADAAILVVSAKKGEFEAGIGPGGQTREHAFLAFTLGVRQIIVLINKMDDITVNWSKERYEEIKNEVGRMLRLVGYNVAKIPFIPVSGWFGDNLVKPSPNMPWYTGPTLYEALDLFEVPPKPIEKPLRIPIQDVYSITGVGTVPVGRVETGVLKEGDKVIFMPSGKIGEVKSIETHHVRIPKAEPGDNIGFNVRGLAKTDIRRGDVCGHPENPPTVAKEFIGQIIVIYHPTAIAAGYTPVMHVHTAQIAVRFAELIRKIDPRTGQTVEEKPAFLKTGDAALVRFEPVRPVCLEVYTEFPPLGRFAIRDMGTTIAAGVIKEITKKA; this comes from the coding sequence ATGAGCAGACCCGAGAAACCACATCTGAACCTGATAATAATTGGGCACGTCGACCATGGAAAATCAACAACTATGGGCCACTTCCTATATCTAGCTGGCGTGGTCGATGAGAGAACCGTTAAAACCTACGAGGAGGAGGCGAAAAAGCTCGGTAAAGAGTCATTTAAGTTCGCGTGGATACTGGACAACCTTAAGGAGGAGCGAGAAAGAGGCTTAACAATAGATCTACGATACCTAAAGTTTGAGACGCCGAAATACTTCTTCACAATTATAGATGCGCCTGGGCACAGAGACTTCGTCAAGAACATGATAACGGGTGCAAGCCAAGCGGATGCAGCGATACTGGTCGTCTCAGCTAAAAAGGGCGAGTTTGAGGCTGGCATAGGGCCTGGAGGCCAGACTAGAGAACATGCCTTCTTGGCTTTTACTCTGGGCGTTAGGCAGATAATCGTCCTCATAAACAAGATGGATGACATAACAGTTAACTGGAGCAAGGAGCGCTACGAGGAAATTAAGAATGAGGTTGGCAGAATGCTAAGGCTAGTTGGTTACAACGTTGCTAAGATACCGTTTATCCCGGTATCTGGATGGTTTGGAGATAACCTAGTTAAGCCGAGTCCGAATATGCCGTGGTACACTGGCCCAACGCTGTACGAGGCGCTAGACCTATTTGAGGTGCCGCCTAAACCAATCGAGAAGCCATTGAGGATACCTATACAGGACGTATACTCAATAACCGGTGTTGGAACAGTGCCAGTTGGACGCGTTGAAACAGGCGTATTAAAAGAGGGAGATAAAGTCATCTTTATGCCGTCTGGCAAGATAGGTGAGGTTAAATCTATAGAGACGCATCATGTTAGAATACCGAAAGCTGAGCCGGGAGATAACATAGGCTTCAACGTTAGAGGCTTAGCGAAGACGGATATAAGAAGAGGGGATGTCTGCGGGCATCCTGAAAACCCGCCGACAGTAGCCAAGGAGTTCATAGGTCAAATAATAGTTATTTATCATCCAACCGCTATAGCCGCTGGTTACACGCCTGTAATGCATGTTCACACAGCGCAGATCGCGGTTAGGTTCGCTGAGCTCATAAGGAAAATCGACCCGAGGACTGGGCAAACCGTTGAGGAGAAACCAGCTTTCCTTAAAACTGGAGATGCCGCCCTCGTCAGATTTGAGCCAGTTAGACCAGTATGCTTGGAGGTCTACACAGAGTTTCCACCGCTGGGAAGGTTCGCTATAAGAGACATGGGTACAACTATCGCTGCCGGAGTAATTAAAGAGATAACTAAGAAGGCTTAA